One genomic segment of Paraburkholderia aromaticivorans includes these proteins:
- a CDS encoding succinylglutamate desuccinylase/aspartoacylase family protein, with the protein MQTQTHPLIAPTLGTARNLTSFHYGPGGGQKIYIQSSLHADELPGMLVSWALRRKLAALEAAGKIRGEVVIVPVANPIGLNQHFLGHLTGRFETNTAQNFNRNFHDLSALVQPVIESRLTDNVDANRTAIRTAMREALDAQNPQTELESQRLALQKLSYDADIVLDLHCDWEAAMHLYTNPDLWPEVEPLACYLDAKASLLALNSVGNPFDEIHSFCWSDLRGRYGDRFPIPNGSISVTIELRGQREVSYEYAEHDAQAIIEYLTSRGVIDGKAAALPPLEFAATPLAGAEPIVAPISGVLVYRCEVGTWVDAGHEIADIVDPLTEQVVTLKSSVAGVLYARHLTRFATAGLEFARIAGAKAFRSGSLLSN; encoded by the coding sequence ATGCAAACCCAAACCCATCCGCTGATTGCTCCGACGCTCGGCACCGCCCGCAACCTGACGAGTTTCCACTACGGTCCGGGCGGCGGCCAGAAGATCTACATCCAGTCGTCGCTGCATGCCGACGAGCTGCCCGGCATGCTGGTGTCGTGGGCATTGCGCCGCAAGCTGGCGGCGCTGGAAGCGGCCGGCAAGATCCGCGGCGAAGTCGTGATCGTGCCGGTGGCCAATCCGATCGGCCTGAACCAGCATTTTCTCGGCCATCTGACCGGGCGTTTCGAAACCAACACGGCGCAGAACTTCAACCGCAATTTCCACGACCTGTCGGCGCTGGTGCAGCCGGTGATCGAGTCGCGCCTGACCGACAATGTGGACGCCAACCGCACGGCGATCCGCACGGCCATGCGCGAGGCGCTCGACGCGCAAAACCCGCAGACCGAACTCGAATCGCAGCGCCTCGCGCTGCAAAAGCTCTCATACGACGCCGATATCGTGCTCGATCTGCACTGCGACTGGGAAGCCGCGATGCACCTCTACACGAACCCGGATCTGTGGCCGGAAGTCGAGCCGCTCGCCTGCTACCTGGACGCCAAGGCATCGCTGCTCGCGCTCAATTCGGTGGGCAACCCGTTCGACGAAATCCACAGTTTCTGCTGGTCGGATCTGCGCGGCCGTTACGGCGACCGCTTCCCGATTCCGAACGGCTCGATCTCGGTCACGATCGAACTGCGCGGCCAGCGCGAAGTGTCGTACGAGTACGCCGAGCACGATGCGCAAGCGATCATCGAATACCTGACCTCGCGTGGCGTGATCGACGGCAAGGCCGCCGCGTTGCCGCCGCTCGAATTCGCCGCCACGCCGCTCGCCGGCGCCGAGCCGATCGTCGCGCCGATCAGCGGCGTGCTGGTGTATCGCTGCGAAGTCGGCACCTGGGTCGACGCCGGTCATGAGATTGCCGATATCGTCGATCCGCTGACCGAGCAGGTCGTCACGCTCAAGAGCAGCGTGGCCGGCGTACTGTACGCGCGGCATCTGACGCGTTTTGCGACGGCCGGCCTGGAATTCGCGCGCATTGCCGGCGCGAAGGCGTTCCGCAGCGGTTCGCTGTTGAGCAACTAG
- a CDS encoding ABC transporter substrate-binding protein, with product MPIMFMADEKHLFKRFFRSRIAVRARTHLSFRGVCTGFLTFLIGAIFCVGLFSAAPVKADDKVLRVLAWPGYADADVVKHFEARYKARVEVTLVDSDEALWAQMHAKATPPFDVLAANTAEIQRYTEANLLAPLDLASLPNTSKQLPRFQALASIGGLTSGGKAYAIPFTYSSMGLIYDRKQVAVAPRSMRELWNPRYRGKVLDFNSAQHNFSFTALALGYPHPFQLDATQMRTIARKLVDLRRNLLTYYTLPEEATAFFIQHKVALMFGNYGTQQVELLRRAGADVGYVIPDEGALAWLDCWSMTRAAADRPLAHAWINYMLEPDVSALLTQRQGLANTLTAPVESSDHARIVWIGPVENIQRREDLWTRIVSGDRSERF from the coding sequence ATGCCCATAATGTTCATGGCAGATGAAAAGCATTTGTTCAAACGATTCTTTCGTTCACGAATCGCCGTTCGTGCGCGCACGCATTTATCGTTTCGCGGCGTTTGTACCGGATTTCTGACATTTCTGATCGGCGCGATTTTCTGCGTCGGTCTTTTTTCGGCGGCACCCGTTAAAGCCGACGACAAGGTTCTGCGTGTGCTGGCGTGGCCCGGCTACGCGGACGCCGACGTGGTGAAGCATTTCGAAGCGCGTTACAAGGCCAGAGTGGAAGTCACGCTGGTCGATTCCGACGAGGCGCTATGGGCCCAGATGCATGCGAAAGCGACACCGCCCTTCGACGTGCTCGCTGCCAACACCGCTGAAATCCAGCGCTATACCGAGGCGAATCTGCTGGCGCCGCTCGACCTCGCCAGTCTGCCGAACACCAGCAAACAATTGCCGCGTTTTCAGGCGCTCGCATCGATCGGCGGCCTCACGTCGGGCGGCAAGGCGTACGCCATCCCGTTCACGTATTCGTCGATGGGGCTGATCTACGATCGCAAGCAGGTCGCCGTGGCGCCGCGCTCCATGCGCGAGTTGTGGAATCCGCGTTACCGCGGCAAGGTGCTCGACTTCAACAGCGCGCAGCATAATTTCTCGTTCACGGCGTTGGCGCTGGGCTATCCCCATCCTTTTCAGCTCGATGCGACGCAAATGCGCACCATTGCTCGCAAGCTCGTCGATCTGCGCCGCAATCTATTGACCTATTACACGTTGCCCGAGGAGGCGACCGCCTTTTTCATTCAGCACAAGGTCGCGCTGATGTTCGGCAACTACGGCACCCAGCAGGTCGAGTTGCTGCGCCGGGCGGGTGCCGACGTGGGCTACGTGATTCCCGACGAGGGCGCGCTCGCATGGCTCGATTGCTGGTCGATGACGCGCGCGGCCGCCGATCGTCCGCTGGCGCACGCGTGGATCAATTACATGCTCGAACCGGACGTGAGCGCGTTGTTGACGCAACGCCAGGGACTTGCCAACACGTTGACGGCGCCCGTGGAAAGCAGCGATCACGCACGCATCGTGTGGATCGGCCCGGTGGAGAATATTCAGCGGCGCGAGGACCTGTGGACCAGAATCGTGTCCGGGGACCGGTCGGAGCGTTTTTGA
- a CDS encoding ABC transporter substrate-binding protein, giving the protein MKKLLAALTVALLATVSIGAHAKDWSTIRFGVDASYPPFESKGSDGKLVGFDIDLGNEICARLKAKCVWVENDFDGMIPALKAKKFDGVLSSMSMTPQRAEQIAFSNKLFNTPTRLVAKKGSGILPTADSLKGKTVGVEQGTIQETYAKTYWEAKGTKVVPYQNQDQVYADLLSGRLDAALQDAVQAEIGFLKTPRGAGFDFVGKNLDDPKILGNGAGIGMRKEDTDLKAKVDKAIADIIKDGTYKKLEKKYFDFDVYGG; this is encoded by the coding sequence GTGAAAAAACTGCTAGCGGCTTTGACGGTTGCTCTGCTTGCTACCGTCTCGATTGGCGCACACGCTAAAGATTGGTCGACCATCCGTTTCGGCGTTGATGCCAGCTATCCCCCGTTCGAGTCGAAGGGCTCGGATGGCAAGCTCGTTGGCTTCGATATCGACCTCGGCAATGAAATCTGCGCGCGCCTGAAGGCCAAGTGCGTGTGGGTCGAAAACGACTTCGACGGCATGATCCCGGCCCTGAAGGCGAAGAAGTTCGACGGCGTGCTGTCGTCGATGTCCATGACGCCGCAACGCGCCGAGCAGATCGCCTTCTCGAACAAGCTGTTCAACACCCCGACCCGCCTCGTGGCGAAGAAGGGTTCGGGCATCCTGCCGACGGCCGACTCGCTCAAGGGCAAGACGGTTGGCGTGGAACAAGGCACGATCCAGGAAACCTACGCGAAGACGTACTGGGAAGCGAAGGGCACGAAGGTCGTGCCGTATCAGAACCAGGACCAGGTCTACGCCGACTTGCTGTCGGGTCGTCTGGACGCAGCGCTGCAAGACGCGGTGCAAGCTGAAATCGGCTTCCTGAAGACGCCGCGCGGCGCTGGCTTCGACTTCGTCGGCAAGAACCTGGACGATCCGAAGATCCTCGGCAACGGCGCAGGCATCGGCATGCGCAAGGAAGATACCGACCTGAAGGCGAAGGTCGACAAGGCAATCGCCGACATCATCAAGGACGGTACGTACAAGAAGCTCGAGAAGAAGTACTTCGACTTCGACGTGTACGGCGGCTAG
- a CDS encoding alpha/beta hydrolase, with the protein MTTTPQTIEIETAPNPEFAVILLHGLGADANDFVPLVPELRLANGPAVRFVFPNAPEMAVTANGGYVMRAWYDIRSFQSIDRQVDEAGIEASCATVRQLIAGQNARGIPSSKIFLAGFSQGGAMTYTAGLTHAATLGGLVVMSGYLPSRAFVERRLAPANHGTPIFAAHGEYDEVLPIQLGEAARDFALAQGSKVEWHAYAMEHSVCGEEVAALRGWLGARIAALA; encoded by the coding sequence ATGACCACCACGCCGCAGACCATCGAAATCGAAACCGCACCGAATCCTGAATTCGCCGTGATCCTGCTGCACGGTCTCGGCGCCGACGCCAACGACTTTGTGCCGCTGGTTCCGGAACTGCGCCTCGCCAACGGACCCGCCGTGCGTTTCGTGTTTCCCAACGCGCCCGAGATGGCCGTGACCGCGAACGGCGGTTACGTGATGCGCGCGTGGTACGACATCCGCTCATTCCAGTCGATCGACCGGCAGGTCGACGAGGCGGGCATCGAAGCGTCGTGCGCGACCGTGAGACAACTGATCGCCGGGCAGAACGCGCGCGGCATTCCGAGCTCGAAGATATTCCTTGCGGGGTTCTCGCAAGGCGGCGCGATGACGTACACAGCGGGGCTCACCCACGCGGCGACGCTTGGCGGGTTGGTCGTCATGTCCGGTTACCTGCCCTCGAGAGCTTTCGTCGAGCGCCGCCTCGCGCCCGCGAACCACGGCACGCCGATCTTTGCCGCGCACGGCGAGTACGACGAGGTCTTGCCGATCCAGCTCGGCGAGGCCGCGCGCGACTTCGCGCTCGCGCAGGGCAGCAAGGTCGAGTGGCATGCGTATGCGATGGAGCATTCCGTGTGTGGCGAAGA
- a CDS encoding MetQ/NlpA family ABC transporter substrate-binding protein — MQRRTMIQNLLAIAAISLTATFAHADDKQLKVGTMSGPDAQIWSVVTKVAAREGLNLKVIEFNDYVQPNAALDAGDLDANGFQHQPFLDSQVKQRGYKIVNVGLTYVSPMAFYSKKLKSLKDLPEGAKVGIQNDPSNGNRALLLLQKYGVIKLKPGVGTNGVNATPLDVAENPKKIKLVELDAAQLPRALGDLDAASINTDYAVKAGLQPTKDAIAIEDLKGPYANLIAVREQDRNQPWVKKLVAAYESDEVRKYIDTQFKGAIIPAF; from the coding sequence ATGCAACGCCGGACAATGATCCAGAACCTGCTCGCCATCGCCGCCATTTCGCTGACGGCCACGTTCGCGCACGCGGACGACAAACAACTCAAGGTCGGCACGATGAGCGGCCCGGACGCGCAAATCTGGTCGGTCGTGACAAAAGTGGCGGCGCGCGAAGGTCTGAACCTCAAGGTCATTGAATTCAACGACTATGTGCAGCCGAACGCGGCGCTCGACGCGGGCGACCTCGATGCCAACGGTTTTCAGCATCAGCCGTTTCTCGACAGCCAGGTGAAGCAACGTGGCTACAAGATCGTCAACGTCGGCCTGACGTACGTGTCGCCGATGGCCTTCTATTCGAAGAAACTCAAGTCGCTCAAGGACTTGCCGGAAGGCGCGAAGGTCGGCATCCAGAACGACCCGTCCAACGGCAACCGCGCGCTGCTGCTCTTGCAGAAGTACGGTGTGATCAAGCTGAAGCCGGGCGTCGGCACGAACGGCGTGAACGCGACGCCGCTCGATGTCGCGGAAAATCCGAAGAAGATCAAGCTGGTGGAACTCGACGCCGCGCAATTGCCGCGTGCGCTCGGCGACCTCGACGCGGCGTCGATCAATACCGACTACGCCGTCAAGGCGGGCCTGCAGCCGACCAAAGACGCGATCGCGATCGAAGACCTCAAAGGCCCCTACGCGAATCTGATCGCGGTGCGCGAGCAGGACCGCAATCAGCCGTGGGTGAAGAAGCTGGTGGCGGCGTACGAATCGGATGAAGTGCGCAAGTACATCGACACGCAATTCAAAGGCGCGATCATTCCGGCTTTCTGA
- a CDS encoding alpha/beta hydrolase, with amino-acid sequence MKIKFVPVLLASAFAFGSAFAASPASQATPDRVTSGFLHALNSGKGPAINTLPPAQARQILVDAQNGVKVDLSGIDVSNRTIEQDGVSVPLTIVRPHGASGTLPVFMFFHGGGWILGDFQTHERLVRDLVVQSGAVAVFVNYTPSPEARYPVAINQAYAATKWVAAHGGEIGVDGNRLAVVGNSVGGNMAAVVSLMAKDKQGPAIRFQGLMWPVTDNNFNDGSYNQFQQGHFLTRPMMKWFWDAYTKDPKQRNEIYASPLRATTEQLKGLPPALIQVAESDVLRDEGEAYGRKLDAAGDEVATVRYDGTIHDFGLLNALAEDAPTKAATRQLANELKQRLQ; translated from the coding sequence ATGAAGATCAAGTTCGTCCCCGTGCTGCTGGCCTCTGCCTTCGCCTTCGGTTCGGCTTTTGCGGCAAGCCCCGCTTCACAAGCCACGCCCGACCGCGTAACGTCCGGTTTCCTGCACGCGCTGAACAGCGGCAAGGGCCCCGCGATCAATACCTTGCCGCCCGCCCAGGCGCGGCAAATTCTGGTCGATGCGCAGAACGGCGTGAAAGTCGATCTGTCGGGCATCGACGTCTCCAACCGCACCATCGAGCAGGACGGCGTCAGCGTGCCGCTGACCATCGTCCGTCCGCACGGCGCGAGCGGGACGTTGCCCGTCTTCATGTTCTTCCACGGCGGCGGCTGGATCCTCGGCGACTTCCAGACTCATGAGCGCCTGGTGCGTGATCTGGTGGTTCAGTCGGGCGCCGTGGCGGTGTTCGTGAACTACACACCTTCGCCGGAGGCCCGCTATCCGGTCGCGATCAATCAGGCTTACGCCGCCACGAAGTGGGTTGCCGCGCACGGCGGCGAGATCGGCGTCGACGGCAATCGCCTCGCCGTGGTGGGCAACAGTGTCGGCGGCAACATGGCCGCGGTGGTGAGCCTGATGGCGAAAGACAAGCAAGGCCCGGCGATCCGCTTCCAGGGACTGATGTGGCCCGTCACCGACAACAATTTCAACGACGGTTCGTACAATCAGTTCCAGCAGGGCCACTTCCTGACCCGGCCGATGATGAAGTGGTTCTGGGACGCCTACACGAAAGATCCGAAGCAGCGCAACGAGATCTACGCGTCGCCGCTGCGCGCTACGACGGAACAGTTGAAAGGCTTGCCGCCTGCGCTGATTCAGGTCGCCGAGTCCGACGTGTTGCGTGACGAAGGCGAGGCGTATGGACGCAAGCTCGACGCAGCCGGTGACGAAGTGGCCACCGTCCGTTACGACGGCACGATTCACGACTTCGGTTTGCTGAACGCGCTGGCCGAGGATGCACCGACCAAAGCGGCCACGCGGCAACTGGCTAACGAACTCAAGCAACGTCTGCAGTAA
- a CDS encoding diguanylate cyclase domain-containing protein: MIRPGLTFKLSVLLACIGVLASGATGYYAYRANRTMLVNEAGHSLLTSTELLGQRFSASIDDVGSDALVLASMPSTADVAQTDDGVGPDAARERLAQVYSSFMVHHLEYLQIRLITRRHYGLELVRFDRDSDGLVRVEGKDLQEKGQFAYVFDTLAFSPGHIYTSPISVNHEYGAHAAQGKPTLRLGTPVSNANGEVVGVVVIDVDLAALFKRLQSDLPSDYQVYLANEWGDFLVHPDESKTFGFDRGRRVLMQDSFSVTRPLFEQSQGEVLVDGLARPRQAAGQVLAFVRRPFGDLEGNRFIVLGLAKPLDDVLSGANLLGNRIVRMVLIFSALALLLAILFARALTKPLYMLAHAATHLFAEHAMDTLPLNRTDEIGVLARCFDRLRREIKSQMDVLHAKQRELVHLATHDVLTGLPNRVLFMEKLESAIEEASRRQEGLAVLFVDLDRFKQINDQFGHSVGDKVLAAVARRLKLGLCSADVVARLGGDEFIVLIEGPRSAEAAPAIASRIMETLNEEVTVEGQSMTVGASIGISQFPDDSGTAEELLLNADAAMYAAKSGGRCGYLRYHDVLEARRREQIEQAHARASEGATQGHEAEPTA; encoded by the coding sequence ATGATACGTCCTGGGCTGACCTTCAAACTATCCGTACTGCTTGCGTGCATCGGCGTGCTCGCGTCAGGCGCGACCGGCTATTACGCGTACCGCGCCAACCGCACGATGCTCGTGAACGAGGCCGGGCACAGCCTGCTCACGTCCACGGAGTTGCTGGGCCAGCGCTTTTCCGCTTCGATCGACGACGTCGGCTCCGACGCGCTCGTGCTCGCGAGCATGCCGTCCACGGCGGATGTCGCGCAGACCGACGACGGCGTCGGCCCGGACGCGGCCCGCGAACGGCTGGCGCAGGTGTATTCGAGTTTCATGGTTCACCACCTCGAATACCTGCAAATCCGGCTGATCACGCGCCGGCACTATGGGCTGGAACTGGTCCGCTTCGACCGCGACTCCGACGGGCTCGTGCGGGTCGAAGGGAAAGACCTGCAGGAGAAAGGTCAGTTTGCCTACGTATTCGATACCCTGGCGTTTTCTCCGGGCCACATTTACACCTCGCCGATCTCGGTCAATCACGAGTACGGCGCGCACGCGGCCCAGGGCAAACCGACGCTGCGGCTCGGCACGCCTGTCTCGAACGCGAATGGCGAAGTGGTGGGCGTCGTCGTGATCGATGTCGATCTGGCGGCGTTGTTCAAACGGCTGCAAAGCGATCTGCCGAGCGACTATCAGGTCTATCTGGCCAACGAGTGGGGCGATTTCCTCGTTCATCCCGATGAATCGAAAACCTTCGGCTTCGATCGGGGCCGGCGCGTCTTGATGCAGGACAGTTTCTCCGTGACGAGGCCGCTCTTCGAGCAGTCGCAGGGCGAGGTGCTGGTCGACGGGCTGGCGCGGCCGCGCCAGGCCGCCGGCCAGGTGCTCGCTTTCGTGCGCCGGCCATTCGGCGACCTGGAGGGCAACCGCTTTATCGTGCTCGGTCTCGCCAAGCCGCTCGACGACGTTTTGTCCGGCGCGAATCTGCTCGGCAACCGTATCGTGCGCATGGTGCTGATTTTCAGCGCGCTGGCTCTTCTGCTCGCCATTCTGTTCGCGCGCGCCCTGACCAAGCCGCTGTACATGCTCGCGCACGCGGCCACGCATCTGTTCGCCGAGCACGCCATGGATACGCTGCCGCTGAACCGGACCGACGAGATCGGCGTGCTGGCGCGCTGCTTCGACCGTCTGCGGCGCGAAATCAAATCGCAAATGGATGTGCTGCATGCCAAGCAGCGCGAGCTCGTGCATCTCGCCACCCACGACGTGCTGACCGGACTGCCGAACCGCGTCCTGTTCATGGAGAAGCTCGAAAGCGCGATCGAGGAAGCGTCGCGGCGTCAGGAGGGGCTCGCCGTGCTGTTCGTCGACCTCGACCGCTTCAAGCAGATCAACGACCAGTTCGGCCATTCGGTCGGCGACAAGGTGCTCGCCGCGGTGGCGCGCCGCCTGAAGCTGGGGCTCTGTTCAGCGGACGTGGTGGCGCGTCTGGGCGGCGACGAGTTCATCGTCTTGATCGAAGGGCCGCGTTCGGCGGAGGCGGCGCCCGCGATCGCCTCGCGCATCATGGAGACGTTGAACGAAGAAGTGACGGTTGAAGGGCAAAGCATGACGGTGGGCGCGAGCATCGGTATCAGCCAGTTCCCCGACGACAGCGGCACGGCGGAGGAACTGTTGCTCAACGCCGACGCGGCGATGTACGCGGCGAAATCCGGCGGACGCTGTGGGTATTTGCGTTACCACGATGTGCTCGAGGCACGCCGGCGCGAACAGATCGAACAGGCGCACGCCCGGGCTAGCGAAGGCGCGACCCAAGGGCACGAGGCCGAACCGACGGCTTGA
- a CDS encoding porin has translation MNKKILTAATLAVFASAAHAQSSVTLYGLIDAGISYVNNSKTATGHDNLFKYDDGVAQGSRWGLRGTEDLGGGLKALFVLENGFNSGNGTLGQGGALFGRQAFVGLSQNGIGSLTFGRQYSFSTDYLGGYYSTGGQTVAGNYAYHINDVDQLTSSRINNAVKFSSANFAGLTFGAMYGFSNQAGAFAGAPATGTAAAPVAGSSRAYSFGVNYANGPFGVGAAYTDIRFPGQATPTFSTAIANVTTGTVRDLRTFGVGGRYSIGAATLWALYTNTRFEPISGSSTTFAAYEAGAKYAFTPALTAGAGYTYMHLSDASTGHWNQADLSIDYALSKRTDVYALGIYQIASGRNKGQDLQAQIGSSTSYFNTSGTGSDNQLAFRVGIRHKF, from the coding sequence TTGAACAAAAAAATACTGACCGCCGCTACTCTCGCCGTCTTCGCCTCCGCTGCTCACGCACAAAGCAGTGTCACGCTGTATGGCTTGATCGACGCCGGTATCAGCTACGTGAACAACTCGAAGACCGCAACGGGCCACGACAACCTCTTCAAGTACGACGACGGCGTCGCTCAAGGCAGCCGTTGGGGCCTGCGCGGCACGGAAGATCTGGGTGGCGGCCTGAAGGCGCTGTTCGTGTTGGAAAACGGTTTTAACAGCGGCAACGGCACACTGGGCCAGGGCGGCGCGCTGTTCGGCCGTCAGGCATTCGTCGGCCTGTCGCAGAACGGCATTGGCTCGCTGACGTTCGGCCGCCAGTATTCGTTTTCGACCGACTATCTGGGCGGCTACTACTCGACCGGCGGCCAGACCGTCGCGGGTAACTACGCTTACCACATCAACGACGTCGACCAGTTGACGTCGAGCCGCATCAACAACGCCGTCAAGTTCAGCAGCGCCAATTTCGCTGGCCTGACCTTCGGCGCGATGTACGGCTTCTCGAACCAGGCTGGCGCATTCGCCGGCGCACCGGCAACCGGCACGGCCGCTGCGCCGGTCGCGGGTTCGTCGCGCGCTTACAGCTTCGGCGTGAACTACGCGAACGGCCCGTTCGGCGTTGGCGCGGCGTACACGGACATCCGCTTCCCGGGTCAGGCCACGCCGACGTTCTCGACGGCCATCGCCAACGTGACGACGGGCACCGTCCGCGATCTGCGCACCTTCGGCGTGGGCGGCCGTTACTCGATCGGCGCGGCGACGCTGTGGGCGTTGTACACGAACACGCGCTTCGAACCGATCTCGGGTAGCTCGACGACGTTCGCAGCGTACGAAGCAGGCGCGAAGTACGCGTTCACGCCGGCATTGACCGCAGGCGCAGGCTACACGTACATGCACCTGAGCGACGCGAGCACGGGCCACTGGAACCAGGCCGACCTGAGCATCGACTACGCGCTGAGCAAGCGCACGGACGTGTATGCGCTGGGTATCTACCAGATCGCTTCCGGCCGCAACAAGGGCCAGGATCTGCAGGCGCAGATCGGTTCGAGCACGAGCTACTTCAATACCTCGGGCACGGGTTCGGACAATCAGCTGGCATTCCGCGTCGGCATCCGTCACAAGTTCTAA
- a CDS encoding organic hydroperoxide resistance protein, which translates to MTRIDNVLYRAHAKATGGRDGRAVVPEGNLDLKLITPKQLGGAGGEGTNPEQLFAAGYSACFVGAMKFVAARDRIAIPADVSVEGSVGIGAIPNGFGIEVELKISLPGMAQDAAQALVDKAHIVCPYSNATRNNIAVTLTLV; encoded by the coding sequence ATGACCAGGATCGACAACGTGCTGTACCGCGCTCACGCCAAGGCAACCGGAGGCCGTGACGGCCGCGCCGTGGTGCCCGAAGGCAACCTCGACCTGAAGCTGATCACGCCGAAGCAACTCGGCGGCGCCGGCGGCGAAGGCACCAATCCGGAGCAACTGTTCGCGGCCGGCTACAGCGCGTGTTTCGTCGGTGCGATGAAGTTTGTCGCGGCGCGCGACCGGATCGCGATTCCCGCGGACGTCTCGGTCGAGGGCAGCGTCGGCATCGGTGCGATTCCCAACGGGTTCGGCATCGAAGTGGAGTTGAAGATCTCGCTGCCGGGCATGGCCCAGGACGCGGCGCAGGCGCTTGTCGACAAGGCGCACATCGTATGCCCGTACTCGAACGCCACGCGCAACAACATTGCCGTCACGCTCACGCTCGTCTGA
- a CDS encoding TetR/AcrR family transcriptional regulator, with protein sequence METNPTVREQILEHAITLMMQRGYNGFSYRDLSELVGVKTSSIHYYYPSKDDLVLEAVNEYSKEVLASLHAIDARLPANTKLGKYTRLFGRTLGDGDRICLCGMLASDIASLPENIREAIQAFFKANEKWLAQVLAQGAQEHTLAVNGKPEAAARALYAAYQGSVLASRLFGTKARLEDVEASWKKSQ encoded by the coding sequence ATGGAAACGAACCCGACCGTCCGCGAGCAGATTCTCGAGCACGCCATCACGTTGATGATGCAGCGCGGCTATAACGGTTTCAGCTATCGCGACCTGTCCGAACTGGTCGGCGTGAAGACCTCGAGCATCCATTACTACTACCCCTCGAAAGACGACCTGGTGCTGGAGGCGGTCAACGAGTACAGCAAGGAAGTGCTGGCCTCGCTGCACGCTATCGATGCCAGGCTGCCGGCCAATACGAAGCTCGGCAAGTACACCCGGCTGTTCGGCCGCACGCTCGGCGACGGCGACCGGATCTGTCTGTGCGGCATGCTGGCGTCGGACATTGCGTCGCTGCCGGAAAACATTCGCGAGGCGATCCAGGCGTTTTTCAAGGCCAACGAAAAATGGCTGGCGCAAGTCCTCGCGCAAGGCGCACAGGAACACACGCTGGCGGTGAACGGCAAGCCTGAGGCCGCCGCGCGCGCACTGTACGCGGCTTATCAGGGCAGCGTGCTGGCCAGCCGATTGTTCGGCACGAAGGCCCGGCTGGAAGATGTGGAAGCATCGTGGAAGAAATCGCAGTAA